The sequence CCGGCGACGTAATTGAAGTTGGCGCCCCCGCGCCCCATCCACGAGTCGTTGTAAACTCTTTCGAGCAAATAATCGTGCCGGGCCTGGATAGCCGGCAGCACGCTCTTGTCACCGGTTTTCAGATAGTATTCGCAGATGGCGATGCCGGTGTAACCGATGGGCCAGGGGAAGCCCGGATTATCACCGTCCAACTTACCGCTGAAGCGCTGGCGCACCGCTTCCAGGTCCTGCGGGTCGCCGGTCGAGAGGAGGAAGAGAGCGGCACCCCAGCCCCAGTTATCCGCTTCCCGCAGGTATTGAGCCATGTTCTTGACGATAGCTTCCGACTTGGCGCAGTTCATTGGCCAAGTGTCGCTGTAGCTGCCGAGGACGGGGATCCTGAATTCAATGGGGGACGCTTCGGCCTTCGGCTTGTCTTTTACCATGAGGCGGACCACGCCATCGCTGGCTTCGATTTCGGTGATCAGATTCCCCAACTGGACACGAGGGTCGATATCCTTCAGCACCTCACCGTTGATCGATTCGATGATCTGCCCCTTCCTGAGCTTGCCCGTTTTGGCGGCGGGAGAACCCTCTTCCACATTGCTGATGTGCATGGTGAAGTTGGGCTTACGCAGTTCCAGTCCGAGCCCGATGGGACCGAGGCGACCAATGGTGTTGGTCGGAGCATTGGGATCGGGCGTGAAGTGAAAGAGCGGGTCCTCGGTATAGTATTTGTCTTTAGCCTGAGCGAGGCCGGAGCCGAGGCTGATTGCGAGGATTGCAAGTAGAATACGGTTCATTGAATGACGCGGGGGATAACGATTTCGGTTCACCTAAAAGGTGCCCATGAGTGCGTGGATACAAGCCGCCGCCTAAATCGATGCCAATAACACAATATAGTAAAGGACGGCACAATGCTGTCCTTATATGGGTAGGTTTTAAGCCTCTACAGCGATGGGCCGATAGCCTGACTGCTCCACCTGTGAGAGTAGTTTCGCTTCGTCCACTTCCACACCGAGCCCAGGGCCGGTCGGGCAGTGCATTTTGCCACCTTCATCGGAGATCGGTTCCTTAAGAATACTGGCGGTAAGAAACTGTGGCCCGTTCAGCGCGGCCGGTTTCTTTAGGCCGAAGGCTGTGTAGAGCTGGAGGGTAGCGGCGAGGGAAAGGTCCGGGTCGGTCAGGCCGCTGCCCACCCACATGAGCTTGTGGCGGTTGATGATTTCAATCTGTCGCTTGTTGCTGGTGAGGCCACCGCAGCGGGAGGGCTTGCAGGCGATGCCGTCGATCATGTTCAGTGCGATGAATTGCTCCAGATCGGTGGGCGAGATCACGCCTTCATCCATCAGGATGGGGAGGGCGCCCTGCTTTTTCAGGGCCTGGTAGCCGAGGATCTGGTTTGGGCGCAGGGGGGCTTCGAGGATATCGACACCGGCGTCCGCCAGACGCGGAGCGGCCTGGAGCGCAGTTCCCGGGTCATAGCCACCATTGGCATCCGACCAGAGGAAACCATCGGGCGCGGCGGCGCGGGCGGCTCTGGCAAGTTCCACGTCGAATTCCGGATCGGGCGCGACCTTGATATTGAAGTTTTGGTAGCCCCGCGCCTTACCCTGTGCCGCGACCGCTTCCACGTCCTCGATCTTTTTGACGTTAAGTGTCCAGCTCAGGTCAATCGGGCCCTTCGGCTTCATCCCCCAAAGTTCACAAACCGGCTTGTTGCGAATGCGGCCCTGTAGATCCCATAGCGCGATATCCAGCCCGGCGCGGGTGATGGGCATACTTGTGCTGAAACCGGGGGCAATGGCCGCATCGAGTTTTTGATGGGCTTCGTTGATATTGCCGGCACGGTGGCCGATGAGCGCGGGGGCGAAGTAGTTCTTCAAGGCCGCCACTGCGGTTTCAAGAGTTTCGTCACTCCACTTGGCGATCGGAACCGATTGTCCCCAGCCGACCCCTTCGTCGGTGGTGATTTTGATGGTGATGCAGGCCCGCCCAGTCGAACCGTCGGGCCCGGCAAAGAATTTGAAGTAGCCCGTCATCGGGTAGCGGGAGGGGTAGAGGTCAATACGCCGGATCGGCCCGGCAATCGTGTGCCGTGTGTTGCCGAAAGCCGTGCCGGCAGCAGTCAGAGCCATACCGCCGGTAGTAAGTTGAACGAATTTTCGGCGGCTTAAATTCTGGTTCATTGCGGGGTAGGTTTTGGCGGATGTAGACCGGCTCAGATGAGCTTCAAGAGTTCATTGGTCGCAGGCACGTCTTTGATAATCTGGCTCGGGTCCGGACCGACGCCGATGTAGCGAAGGTTGGGTAAGCGGTCTTTGTGCTGGTCACCCTGATTGGCGACTTCGATGAGGGATTGCATGAGCCAGGCCACGTAGGTCCTGGCGTTATCCGGCAGATCCTCAAAGGAGCGCACATTCGAGATATCTTCGCTCCAGCCGGGGAGCATTTTATAGACCGGCTTGAGTGATTTGTGCATCTTGGCATTGCGGGGCACGTGGTGAATGACGTTGCCCTGCTTGTCTTCGTAGGCGGTGCAGATCTGAAGGTCACCCTGCCAGTCACCGGAGTGGGAGAGGGCGTCGAGCTTGTTGAGTACGAGGTCCTGATAGCCCCCATAGCGAAGAGCATCCCCCTTCTCGACGGCATCATACCAACCGACCATGCGCTGGCGGCCTGTGGTGGCGCCAAACTCGATCTTGCGCAATTTGGTGCTGAGGGGGTGGTCCAGATCGATCTCGGAGATAAAGGTATGGGTGCCGACTTTAGTATCGTAAGCCTTGCAACAGCCGATGTTGTGAATCGGCTGCGCCGGAATACCGGCCGATTGGAAAAACTCCGGGGTAAAGGTGTGCGAGGCGGTGACGTTGGGCGGGAAGCCGTGTCGCTTATCCAGCCAGTAAGCTTGGCCGAATTCGCCGATGATGTAGTTGCCCTTGTCTTGCTCGCGAAGCACCAACTCACGCACGTCGAAAATTTGAGCGGCGAGCTTTTGGCCCGCAGCCCAGTAGGCATCAATCAATGCATCGGTCTTCAGGGTGAATGGCGCTTCGCCCGCGAACTGTCCGAAGTCAAATTCCTCCGCTCCAACTTTGCCTTCCTCGATGATCTCGGCGTTGGCCCGCGCTTCGGCACCGCTCAGGGTCTCGAAAAACCTGGGCCAGCGATCCGGTCCGACCTGACAGACATGTTCAATCACGCGCATGGCCCGATCCACCCGGCCACGAAGTTTTTCGGCAAAGTGATCTTTCGAGCCAAGAAAGTCGGCGTAGTACACCTGGAACTGACCGACCTCGTCGAGATAGGCTGGGGTGATTCCCCGACCGGTCGAGCCGCGCGGGTCCCCGCCGAGGGCGTGGATACGGTAGTCTTCCCAGGCCAAATCGAGTAACCGGTGGGACAGGTCCGAAACGAGGCAACGCTCGTCAATCGCCAGGCGCTTCAGCGCAACGTGACCGTGCAGTTCCGCGTAAGCGCACTCCCAGAGAAACTTGCGAGGGTCCGCGACCACGCCCGAGCCGATGGGCAAGTAGGGCACATGTGGGTCCGCCACGCCACCGGGAAGCAAATTGAGCTTCAGTCCGGCCACGGTATGCCCCGAGTTGGAGCCTCCGTTGACTTTCATTACGGCCGCCACGGCGTCCTCACGTCCCGTGGATTCGCGGAGTTCGTTGACGATTTCGAGGATAACGCGACCTTTACCTTCATCTCCGGTGGAGATGCCGGTGTCGGCGATGAGTTGAGATGTGAATTTTGTGAGCATTGAGCTTTGTTATTGGCCCGCTAAAAAATGTGTCGTGGTTGCAAAGTAATTCAGAAAAGCAGTGTGACCATTTGAAAGAGTTTTCCTGACTGCAAATCTCAAAAGCAGAATCACGGGGTGATAGCAAGACACAGAAGCGCGCAGGCTCTAAAATCATGATGCGGGCCGGATGATAGGGGAATAGTTTGCGTGTCGGGCGATTTCGCGCAAGCTGCCCGTCATGACAAAAGTAAGCTGCCTTTTCTCTTTAATCCTCCTGAGTGCCACGACTGTTGCTTTGGCCAATCAACCGCCGCCGGTTCTAGAGATCGGCCAGCCGGCTCCCGACTTTACCCTCCCCGGGGTAGACGGTAAGAAACACTCGCTCGAGGATTTTGCGGAGGCGGAGCTGCTGGTGGTGATGTTTACCTGTAACCATTGTCCCGATGCACGGGCCGCTGCGCCCCGGATGGCGGAGCTCTATGAAAGATACGCGGGCAAAGGCGTCGCTTTTGTCGCCATCAGCGGGAACGACCCCAAAGCCTTGCGGCCCGACGAACTCGGTTACGGGGTTTATGGGGACTCTTTTCCCGAGATGAAACCTTTCGCCGAGAAAAACGGCTGGCAATTTCCCTACCTCTACGACGGGGACACGCAGAAAGTCATTTCGGCCTACGGAGGGCAGGCGACGCCACATGTTTTCATCTTCGATGAAGACCGGCTACTGCGCTATAATGGGCGGATTGATGATATGAAGCGAAGGTCCGGGCCTCTAGGGGAGAGCTACGTTGTCGATGCCATTGATGCTTTGCTTGCGGGTGAGGAAGTCGAAAACAAGACGACACGCGCCTTTGGTTGTTCGACCAAGTGGAGCTACAAACGAGACAGCGTCGCCAAGGACCAGGCGCGCTGGGAAGCCATCGAGGAAAAACTGGCCCTGCTGGATGCGGAAGCAGCCAAGTCGCTGGCAGCGAACACCACCGATAAGTTGCGAATCGTAAATTTCTGGTCCACCACCTGTGGCCCCTGCGTGGTCGAATTTCCCGACCTGGTTGAAACCTACCGCCGTTTTCAAAACCGGCCGGTCGAGCTGATCACCGTCAGCCTTGATCCCCTGGAAGATAAAGGGAAGGCCCTCAAGTTTCTCGAGAAGCAGCACGCCGCGCTCTCGCCCCGCACGGCCAAGTCGGTGCAGGAGGAGGGCCGAACCACCAACAACTATCTCTTCGATGGTAACCCCGACCATCTGGCTGAGGCCTTTGACCCGGATTGGGGCGGTGCCATGCCGCACACATTGATTATTGCCCCAGGCGGCGAGCTGCTCTGGCGTCATTCCGGAATGGTTGAGCCAGTCGAGCTACGAAGCCAGGTCGTAAAGTGGTTGGAGCGAAAGCGATAAAAAGTTATCGTTTCGACCGCCGGTATCCTCAGTATGGCTTGTCTGGTCGAATTTATTTCTTTCGGGTGAAATTGTGACTCCCCTGAAAGGTTAGTCACCAAACCCGAACCTCCAGTGACCCACACCATGAAATCTACTTTTTTACCATCCCTGTTATTGGCAGTTGTTTTCCACTTTTGCTCTCTGAGCGCCAGCGCCGAGGAAGCGTTGGTTCGCGGTGAAGACCTGATTAAAGTCCCGGAAAAGGCCGACGGGCTTTATCTTCACAACCTGTTTCAGGAAAATATGGTTCTCCAGCGTGGCAAACCGCTCAAGGTCTGGGGCTGGGCGGCAGCCAATGATTCAATTCAGGTTAGTTTTGCCGGACAGTCGCTGGCCGCCCGAGCCGATGCCGACGGCCGCTGGGCCGTAACTCTGGAGCCGCTTGAGGCAAATGGCACGCCTCGTTCGCTCGTAGTTAAGGGGCGGGACAAAGAGATCGTGTTGGACAACATTCTGGTTGGTGACGTTTGGGTACTCGGCGGCCAGAGCAATATGGCATTTCCCATTCATAAGGTGGAGAATGGTGAGCTGGAAATTGTCTCGGCGAATTTCCCCCAGATTCGTATGATCACCATTCCACACCTGACGGATGGGAAGTCGCGAGAAAACTTTCCTTCCATGTATCAGTGGAGCGACTGGTCATCGCGGCATTTTCGTCAGGGTTACTGGGATGTCTGCTCCCCTGAGACAGTGAAAGAGCTTTCTGCCATCGGCTATGTTTTCGGTCGTCGCCTTCACATGGCCAGTCAAGTGCCGATCGGTTTGGTCGATACCTCAATCGGTGGCACGACCGTAGAGTCGTGGACCTCGCGCGAGGCAGCCCGCATGGTGGATGATGCGGAAGTGAGTGAAATGCTTGACGAGTGGGATACCAATATAGCGGAATTCGACCCGAAGAAAGACTTCGAAGAACGATTGGCCAATTACGAGAGAAAGGTGGCCGAGCGAAAGGAGCAGGGCCGGGAAATTCCAAACCGCTGGAAGCGCCCGGTCGGAGAGCAGCCCGGACCCGTCGCGGACAGAAATCGCCCCGGCAACTGCTTCCAAGGCTTAATTCAACCTCTCGAGGGCATTCAGGTGAAGGGGGCCATCTTCCATCAGGGCTTTAACAACTGCTTTGACGGCTCCCGCGGGGCTCGGATCTACCGCGAGATCTTTCCTTTTATGATCGGTGCCTGGCGGAAAGCGTTTAACGATTCGGAGCTTCCTTTCGGTATCATTTCCCTTTGCACGGCAGACATGGCTCAGACCGAGGAGAACTACTGCGAGAAGATGGTCGACATCGGGCCGGAGATCCGTGCCGCGCAATACGAAACCTTCCGCCAGTTGGTCGATGCCGGTGATGAGAATGTGGGGTTTGCCAGCACTTACGACTTACGCCGCCGCTGGTTTCATCCTCAGTTGAAAGTGCCCGCCGGTGAGCGCATTGCCCGTTGGGCACTCGCCACCGAATACGGATTCGACAGTTTGAAGTGGATGCCTCCGGTGTTGGAAGAGATGAAGTCGGTCGATGGAGCGCTCCATCTCAAGTTCAATACCGATGTGATGGCAGTTGATGACGGTACTGAAATGGTTGGATTTGCCCTGGCCGGTGAAGACAAGGCCTACCACATGGCCGAGGTCGACCATCTGGTGACCGGTGAGAACAACAAAGGAGGTCCGGTACACGACCGCTCGGTCATCGTACTGACCAACCCCTTTGTCGAAACCCCGGTCCATTTTCGCTATGCCTGGGCCCGCAACCCGATGGGGAACATCCAACTGGGCCGTCATAACGACGTACCCCTGGCGACTCAACGCAGCGACCGCTGGAACCAGCGGGAAGGGCCCGTTTCAACGGAAGGCATGAACGACCGTCAGGCCAAGAACGCCATGCGTCAGGCTATGCGGGAGATAGATATGAAGCGCCGTCTCTATGAGGCCAGAGAGCTGATCGAGTCGCAGGAATAATTCGCCGATCCAGTCTGCTGGATTCGCTCTAGTTCGTGAATGTCACTATTTTGTAGGCGCGCCTCGTCGTAGTGTGCTGCCATAGCTACAAAAGACTGTGTCTGTCTACCAAAATTACTTCGATTTGGTATTGGAGGACATGGGTAATCGGTAGTCCATGGCAACTACCTTTTAGGTCGTGCTACTCGCTCTATTTCGATGCTTCCGTGTCGCTCGTTTTGACCGTGATTACGTCATGCGGCGAAGACTCACGCTGGCCGGCGGGGCTGACGCGAATGTAGCGTGCGTTGGCACGGAGCTGTGCCAAGTCACTGGCACCGAGGTAACCCATGCCGGACTGGATACCGCCGACCAGATCCCGGAGCACCCCGGAGAGCGAGCCGACCGATTCCTTGAGGGCTTCAATACCTTCGGCGGCGGCCTTGGTGGCGACGTCCTTCCGATCGTGCCCGTAGCGGGCGGCAGAACCCTCTTTCATGGCTGAGCTGCTGCCCATGCCGCGGTATTGCTTATAGAGTTTGCCGTTGATTTCGATGATTTGGCCCGGAGCTTCATTGCAGCCCGCGAGCAGGCTGCCACACATCACTCCGTCGGCAAGAGTCAGAGCCTTCACCATATCGCCGGATTTGGTGATGCCGCCGTCGGCGAGAATCGAGACACCCTTCTTCTGAGCCGCGATAGAGGCCACATAGAGCGCAGTCATCTGAGGGATCCCCACGCCCGCCACCACACGAGTGGTGCAGATCGAGCCGGGGCCCTGGCCTATTTTAACGGAGTTGGCTCCGGCATCCGCGAGGTATTCGACACCCTCCGCGCTAGTAACATTGCCGGCGATGAGTGTAAGATCGGGGAACTCCTCACGGATCATTTTTACCGAATCCCCGACACCCTTGGTAAAACCGTGTGCAGTCGATACTGCGATCGCATCCACGCCTTCATCAACCAACTTCCCTACATGTTCAAAGATACGGTCTCGATCGAGTGAGCCATCCGTCTTGCGATGTGCGGCTATGGCGGCCCCGCAGATGAGGCGAAAGTGGTCGTCGCGAGCCGGTTTGACCGACTGCTGGGATTCCGACTCGATCCGCTCGATGTCGGATAACGTGAACAGGCCGCGGAGACGGTCCTCATCGTCGACCACCAGCAGCTTATGGATACCCATGTGCTCGGTGAAGAACTTGTCCGCCACCTTAATCGGGTCCTTGGTGATGTCTTTTTCCAGAAGTGTGTAGATTTGGTCGCGAGGGGTCATGCCCTCGGAAACCAGGCGCGAGGCGTAGCGCGGCTTCACCACTCGTCCGGGGAGCAGCCCCAAGAGCTTATTGTTTTCGTCGACGACGGGGAAGGTACTGAAGCCGTAGCCGCGGTCGGCGATACGTTCGATAATTTCGCCGACCGTCTGATCCGGGCCGACTTTGATCGGCTCCTGAATGAAGCCGTGGATATGATTCTTCACCCGGGCGACTTCCTTGACCTGCTTTTCGTCGCTCATGTTGTAGTGGATCAGCCCCATGCCCCCATTGAGGGCCATCTGGATCGCCATCTTCGACTCGGTCACCGTATCCATGTCCGAGGAGATGACCGGGATCTGCAGTTCCAGAGTCTTGGAGAGGCGGGTGACGAGATTCGTCTGCCTTGGCAAAACCTCGGAGTAGAGCGTGGCCAGCGAAATGTCGTCGTAAGTCAGGCCGACCGGGAGGTTGCTGCTGAAAAACGCTTCAGCGGGCAGATAATAATCTTCGATCCTGGGTGTCGCAGGTGCTTTCATGTGCTGAATCCATCAAAAGATTGTCTTTTCTCAAGTAGGAAATGACATGAGAGGGCATGAATTTGAAGGTCGCATACCGTTCCTATCGACGGGATTTCCTCCAACCACTGAGAACGGCGCACGGCCAGTGGAAGGTCCGCGAGGGTTTTATTCTGCGGCTGGAATCGGAAAGCGCGGTAGCTTACGGTGAGATTGCTCCCATCCCGGATTTCGGCACCGAGACCGTTGAACGGGCGGCGAATTTTTTGAAGCAGTGGGCGGCCGACCCGATTATCATGCCCTCCGGCCTGCCTTGTTGCACCTTCGCACTGACCACGGCGCTGCAACAGCTCAAACAGCCCGCGACATCCTGTGGGCGGGATTACCGGGTGGCCGGCTTGTTGCCGGCCGGTCCTGATGCGCTTGATGTGGCCAAGAAAAAACTGGCAGGTGGCTATACCACTCTGAAATGGAAGATCGCCGTGCATGAATTCGAGGCCGAACGAGAGATTTTGAGCGACCTGTTACAGCTGCTTCCCGAAAAAGCTTCCATCCGATTGGACGCCAATGGAGGTCTGGGACAAAAAGATCTGGAAAACTGGTTGGAGGTTTTGGGGCAGAATGACGACCAAATCGATTATCTCGAACAACCCCTGCCGGCGGGAGAGGAGCGGGCTATGGCGGAGCTGAGTAAAGCGTCGAACGTGCCCATCGCTTTGGACGAAAGTTTGAATATGCCCGGTCGCGAGCGGTGGTTGACGCCTGATGCCTGGAAAGGACCGCTGGTAATCAAGCCATTGCTGATGGGAAATGTTTCGCCTCTTCTTGAGCAACTCCGGCCTTTGGCCGGCCAGTTGGTCTTTTCCTCCGTTTTCGAGACGGGAATCGGTTTGTTTCAGGCGCTCGATTTGGCCGACAACTTACCGGATATAAAATACGCCATCGGATTTGATACCATCGCCGCTTTTGACGATGATTTATCTGGGCTTGTCCCCGGACCAATTTTCCCGGCTGGAGCGCGAGCTAAAATTGACCTGGAATCGATATGGAACCAACTGCCCCATTCAAGCTAGACGAGCTGCGTCGCGACTGGATCGGTGGTGTCTCCGGCGAAGCATTTTACCGCCGGGTTCAGGATGCTCGTGTAAGCCTGAAGGAAACCGACGGGCCGGTTGTCATCAATGAAGGGGAGCCGGTTGCCTTCGCGGTAAAGTTCTTTGCTGCCGCTTCGATAAGCCTCCCCATCGTATTGGTCAATCCGAAGTGGGGTGCCAAGGAACAGAGTGAATTCGATACCTTGATGGCCTCGGATGAACCGGAGCCCGGTTCCATTTCGATTCCCACCGGCGGGACGACCGGAGGGGTCAAGCTGGCTATCCACGATTGGAAGAGCTTATCCTCCGGTGCCCGTGCGGTGCAGGCTTTTCATGGGGGCGGGCCTGTCGACGCCTGCTGTGTGCTGCCGCTTCATCATGTGAGCGGACTGATGCAATTGGTACGAGCCTTCGTGTCCGGCGGGAGGATACGCTTCGAGGCAAGCGAGATCGAAGGGAGCTGCCTTTCGCTGGTGCCGACGCAACTCCAGCGAATGATGGAAGATGCGAATAGTATCCAAAAATTAAATAGATCTAAAGTTATATTTGTTGGTGGGGCAGGGATGCCTGAAGTTGTGGCTGAGAGGGCCCGTGAGCTGAAGCTGCCCGTGGTGCCGGTGTATGGGATGACGGAGACCGCGGCCATGATCGCGGCGGTTCCCAATGCAGACTTTCTCGCCGCTTCCGGTGCGGGTGCTGTTATGCTGGGGGATACGCAGGTCAGTATTGAGCCGTGTGGTTCGATTCGTGTGCGTACCAGCTCACTCTTCAAGGGCTATCTCGGCGGCGAGCGTGTCGATAAGGCAGAAGGCTTCCGCACCGGGGATGCCGGTTGGCTCGATGCGCATGGTCGCTTGCACCTTCAAGGGCGGATGGATCAGCTCATCAATACAGGAGGCGAGAAGGTGGACCCTGCCGAGGTGCAAGATGCGCTAATCGGGATCGAAGGCATCGCGGAAGCCAGGGTCCTGGGGGAACCGGACGAAGAGTGGGGCGAGATTGTGGTGGCTCATGTCAGGACCGGAGCAGAAGGAGCCGTGTTGGGCGAGTCCGATATTCTTGTCTCGCTGAAGAATAAGCTCAGCCCGTTCAAGGTGCCCAAGCGAATCATCTTTTATTAAATCACTTAGTGCTGGTGTGGTGTTTGACGACGCCGCTTCGTTCACGGGCTTCGATGCACTGGGTGCTCCCGGCGGCAAATCGACGGCAGACTTCCGGGCGTGTCGCATAGATACTGCAGAGCTGGTCCTGCAACAGGAATGCGCAACGCTGATGAAAGGGCAGGGGGTAAAGTTGGTAGACTTTATCTTTGGTCGCCAGGTGTGGTTCCAGTCGACGTGTTTCCGATTTGATTCTTATTTCCTGCTCGGCGTCTTCTGCGCTGGCAAAGATCGGGAAACAGCGGCAACAGGCGCCGCAATTCGTGCAATCATACTCACTGGTTTGAGCCATGCGTCAGGGCATCAGCTCAACGCCGAATTTTTTCCCGATCCAGACTGTTATCAGAAATGAAATGAAGGTTACGATGACCCCGACACCAAGCGTGAGCCAGAAGTTACAGCCTTTGCGCAGCATGATCGGCATCTGGGCAAACATCGGTAAAGTCGGTACGACGAACCAAAGGGTGTAATAGGCATGGTTCGCGATTTTTTCGACGCTTTGATTTTCGATGTATAGCCAGATCATGACCATTATGGTGACAAAAGGCAGTGCGGCGATCAGGGCGCCAATTTTTTCGGTGCGCTTCACAATCTCCGATACCAGAACGATGATGAAGGAGGTCACCAGAAACTTTGTGATGAGTAGTGCCATGTCGGTCAGTTTGCTAAAAGTGATGGCCTGTACAATCCAAGAATACGCGCAGCATAGTGAGCCACTGCATGCGTTGAGCGAAGGGTCTTATGCCAAACGCTCTGCTGAACCTTCGCCAAGGAAGCGGAACTCAATCTGGCAGCCTTTTAAAGCAGTCAGCTACCAAACACTGAGTAGCTCATCCGCCGCTTTGCGGCCGAGGTCCCGGGCGAGTCGCGGGATCGCGTTGAATTCCGATTGGATCAGGCCCTGCGTATTGGCAGCGCCGGCCCCTGCGTAGGGATCGTAGACGTAAGCCTTGGAGCGTGCCTGCACTCGGCGCTCCTGAAACAGGTATTCTCCGCTGCGCTGGTCGAAGAGATCGAGCTGCAATTGCAAGGTGAGGTCGAAATCCTGCGCAACTTCCGTATCATCCTGACTTCGGGTTGCGGCCCGACGGCTGTAGTCGGTCAAGGTTAACATTAATACGGCGTCCGCTTCGCTGCGGTTGGCGATCAACTTGACCCGTCCGTCACGGATCACCGCTTCACGAACCTCCGAGCTGACCAGTGCCTGCGCCTGAGGCGCGAAGCTATCGTTCTTAGCTGGCTGGATGAAAATGGTCTCAAAAGGGAGCTCGGCGGGATGCCCCAGCTTGTAGGACTTGCAGCCAACCGTGAAGCCCAGCGTCAGAAGGGTGAGCAGGGCGCATACTTTGTAGAGCATCTTATGTGGCGGAGCGATCATGCTGTGAAGAACGGCTCGTCTAGTCGATGAGGAGCAGGGAGCGCACGATTTGTGCGCCGGAGATAGGACGGACGCCGGCTTCAACATCTTCGATACGCGCCCGGGCTTCATCGGCAGCTTCGGATTCAGGTGCGATGGTGACCGTTTCGTTGTAGAATGTGAGTGCCGCCGTGTTGTTATTGCGGTAATAGTAAAAGAAGTCGCCTAACTTAAGGCGGCTTTCCGCGAGCAGATTCTGCATGGCGGCCAGATTGGCCTCAACATCGCCGACATAGTTGCTTTCCGAGAAGAGGATGAGAAAGTCTTCGTAATAGCTAATGGCCTGACGGGTCGCGCCCTGGTCATATTCCGGCCCCTTTACCAAACTGGAGTAAGTTTCCGCCATGTTGTAGTAGGCGTCCGGTGCGAGCATGCTTTGCGGGTAGTAGTTGATCAACCGGTCGAGTGCATCGATGGCGACATCGGGCTCGTCCTGTTTCTCGGCCACCAGTGCGATATTCATGAGAGCCAGTGGGGCGTAGTCGCTGTAAGGGCCGTTGCGAACGACGGTCTCGAATTGTCGAACTGCCTCATCGTATTGGCGAAACCCCGGAATGATCCAGAGGATGCGGCCCCGGGCACCTTCCATCAGCGCGGTCGCACACTCAAACTGGGCGCTGATGACTTGGTTGAATTGTTCAAACTCAGGATTCTCGGTAACAACTTCCTGGAGTGTTTCGAAAGCTTTCTTCCATTTGCCTTTGGTCATCAGAATCCGGGCCCGAAGGTAGCGTGCTTCGCCGGCTGCCTTGGTTGTGCCATAGCGTTTGATGACTTTTTTGAACCGACTGTGGGCGCGGCCGGTGTTTCCGCTTTCAAGCGCGGCTTTACCGCTTTCGACCAACGAAGATGCAGCGACTTCGTCCGCATTGCTGGCGACGTTAATGGCGAGGGCTTCCTCTTCGGCTTCACCATCGAACCAGTCGAAAGGATTGAGGCCCATCTGGGCAGTGAGTTGGCCTGCGCCAGCGAAGAGAAGAACAAACAAAAAGAAGGAGAGTCGTTGCATAAGCGTTATTACCATTTCACCAGAGAGGCGCCCCAGGTCAAGCCTGCCCCAAACGCCACCAGCAGAATCAGATCGCCGGATTTAATGCGCCCCTTCCGTACTGCTTCGTCGAGTGCGATGCCGACAGATGCGGCCGAGGTATTCCCATAGCGGTCGAGGTTGTTATGAAAATGATCCATTGAGATACCCATCCGCTTAGCGAGGCTCTCGATGATACGCATGTTGGCTTGGTGAGGAATGACAAGGTCAACATCCTTCGTCTCGTAACCGTGTTCCTCCAGAACCTGGAGGCTGGCCTGTTCCATGACTCGGACTGCCAGTTTGAAGATTTCCTTGCCGTTCATCTTCAGGAAATGTTGCCGCGCGTTGATTGAATCGCTTGATGCGGGAATCGCCGTGCCGCCACCGGGCTGGCAGAGAAG comes from Coraliomargarita sinensis and encodes:
- a CDS encoding mandelate racemase/muconate lactonizing enzyme family protein; this translates as MNQNLSRRKFVQLTTGGMALTAAGTAFGNTRHTIAGPIRRIDLYPSRYPMTGYFKFFAGPDGSTGRACITIKITTDEGVGWGQSVPIAKWSDETLETAVAALKNYFAPALIGHRAGNINEAHQKLDAAIAPGFSTSMPITRAGLDIALWDLQGRIRNKPVCELWGMKPKGPIDLSWTLNVKKIEDVEAVAAQGKARGYQNFNIKVAPDPEFDVELARAARAAAPDGFLWSDANGGYDPGTALQAAPRLADAGVDILEAPLRPNQILGYQALKKQGALPILMDEGVISPTDLEQFIALNMIDGIACKPSRCGGLTSNKRQIEIINRHKLMWVGSGLTDPDLSLAATLQLYTAFGLKKPAALNGPQFLTASILKEPISDEGGKMHCPTGPGLGVEVDEAKLLSQVEQSGYRPIAVEA
- a CDS encoding adenylosuccinate synthetase produces the protein MLTKFTSQLIADTGISTGDEGKGRVILEIVNELRESTGREDAVAAVMKVNGGSNSGHTVAGLKLNLLPGGVADPHVPYLPIGSGVVADPRKFLWECAYAELHGHVALKRLAIDERCLVSDLSHRLLDLAWEDYRIHALGGDPRGSTGRGITPAYLDEVGQFQVYYADFLGSKDHFAEKLRGRVDRAMRVIEHVCQVGPDRWPRFFETLSGAEARANAEIIEEGKVGAEEFDFGQFAGEAPFTLKTDALIDAYWAAGQKLAAQIFDVRELVLREQDKGNYIIGEFGQAYWLDKRHGFPPNVTASHTFTPEFFQSAGIPAQPIHNIGCCKAYDTKVGTHTFISEIDLDHPLSTKLRKIEFGATTGRQRMVGWYDAVEKGDALRYGGYQDLVLNKLDALSHSGDWQGDLQICTAYEDKQGNVIHHVPRNAKMHKSLKPVYKMLPGWSEDISNVRSFEDLPDNARTYVAWLMQSLIEVANQGDQHKDRLPNLRYIGVGPDPSQIIKDVPATNELLKLI
- a CDS encoding redoxin domain-containing protein, with translation MTKVSCLFSLILLSATTVALANQPPPVLEIGQPAPDFTLPGVDGKKHSLEDFAEAELLVVMFTCNHCPDARAAAPRMAELYERYAGKGVAFVAISGNDPKALRPDELGYGVYGDSFPEMKPFAEKNGWQFPYLYDGDTQKVISAYGGQATPHVFIFDEDRLLRYNGRIDDMKRRSGPLGESYVVDAIDALLAGEEVENKTTRAFGCSTKWSYKRDSVAKDQARWEAIEEKLALLDAEAAKSLAANTTDKLRIVNFWSTTCGPCVVEFPDLVETYRRFQNRPVELITVSLDPLEDKGKALKFLEKQHAALSPRTAKSVQEEGRTTNNYLFDGNPDHLAEAFDPDWGGAMPHTLIIAPGGELLWRHSGMVEPVELRSQVVKWLERKR
- a CDS encoding sialate O-acetylesterase, producing MKSTFLPSLLLAVVFHFCSLSASAEEALVRGEDLIKVPEKADGLYLHNLFQENMVLQRGKPLKVWGWAAANDSIQVSFAGQSLAARADADGRWAVTLEPLEANGTPRSLVVKGRDKEIVLDNILVGDVWVLGGQSNMAFPIHKVENGELEIVSANFPQIRMITIPHLTDGKSRENFPSMYQWSDWSSRHFRQGYWDVCSPETVKELSAIGYVFGRRLHMASQVPIGLVDTSIGGTTVESWTSREAARMVDDAEVSEMLDEWDTNIAEFDPKKDFEERLANYERKVAERKEQGREIPNRWKRPVGEQPGPVADRNRPGNCFQGLIQPLEGIQVKGAIFHQGFNNCFDGSRGARIYREIFPFMIGAWRKAFNDSELPFGIISLCTADMAQTEENYCEKMVDIGPEIRAAQYETFRQLVDAGDENVGFASTYDLRRRWFHPQLKVPAGERIARWALATEYGFDSLKWMPPVLEEMKSVDGALHLKFNTDVMAVDDGTEMVGFALAGEDKAYHMAEVDHLVTGENNKGGPVHDRSVIVLTNPFVETPVHFRYAWARNPMGNIQLGRHNDVPLATQRSDRWNQREGPVSTEGMNDRQAKNAMRQAMREIDMKRRLYEARELIESQE